The genomic region GATGAACGCCGCCGCGTACGCTACCGTGCTGACGGGGCTCGCGCTCGTGGCGCTCGGGCGGGGCTGGGCCACGCCGCCGCGCATCTGGGTGGGCCTCGGACTGACGCTCGTTTCCATCGCCATCGGCCGCGTGCTCATCCGCCCCGCGGTGGGCGCGCTCGTCGCGGCTCACGGACGCGCCGAGCCCCTCGGCACGGAGGAGCAGGCCCAGCTGAGCCGACGATTCGCCCAGGGTGTACGCGCGGAGGACCTCACGCGCCTCGGCGCGCTGGCTACGATGCTGCTCTGACCCGGCGTGTGCAGGAACGGTGCGCATGGACCATGGGCCTGCTAGCTTCGGCCCATGTGCGGCATTGTCGGATACATCGGTAGCGAACCCTCGGCCCCCATCCTGCTCGACGGTCTCCGGCGCCTCGAGTACCGCGGCTACGACTCGGCCGGCCTCGCCATCCACAGCACGAACGGCGTGCAGGTGGTGCGGGCCGTGGGGAAGCTGCGCAACCTCGAGAAGGCCCTCGACGAGCGGCCGCTGCAGGGCACGGTGGGCATCGGCCACACGCGCTGGGCCACGCACGGGCGGCCGAGCGAGGTCAACGCGCACCCTCACGTCGCGGGCCCCGTGGCCGTCGTGCACAACGGCATCATCGAGAACCACGTCGCGCTTCGCAACGAGCTGCGCGCGGCGGGGTGCGAGATCCTGTCCGACACCGACACCGAGCTGGTCGCGCACCTGGTGCGCCGCGAAGTGGATGGCGGCACGGACCTCGAGACGGCCGTGCGACAGACGCTCGGGCGCCTGCACGGCGCCTACGCCATCGCGGTGCTGAGCACGCTCGAGCCCGGACGCATCGTGGTGGCCAAGAACTCGTCGCCGCTGGTGCTCGGCATCGGCGAGGGCGCGACGTACTGCGCGAGCGACGTGCCGGCGCTGCTGCCCTACACGCGCAACATGCTGTTCCTGGAGGACGGCGAGATGGCGTCGCTCGGCGCCGATGGCGTCGTCGTCACCACCGTCGAAGGGGCGCCCGTGCAGCGCGCCGTGCAGCGCATCGACTGGTCCCCGGCCATGGCCGAGAAGGCTGGCTACAAGCACTTCATGCTGAAAGAGATCTTCGAGCAGCCGCGGGCGCTCGAGGACACCTTCCGCGGCCGCCTCGACCGTCAGGCGGGGGACATCCACAGCGCCGAGATCGGCCTCACCGACGCCGACGCGCGCGCCATCAAGCGCGTCGTGCTGCTGGCCTGCGGCACCAGCCACCACGCGGCGATGGCAGGGCGCTACTGGCTCGAGTCGCTCGCGCGCGTCCCCACGGTGGTCGAGCTGGCCAGCGAGTTCCGCGGGCGCGACGCCGTGGTGAGCGAGGGCGACCTGATCATCGCCGTCAGCCAGTCGGGCGAGACCCTGGACACGTTGGTGGCCGCCAAGGAGGCCAAGCAGAAGGGGGCCAAGGTGCTGGCCATCGCGAACGTCATCGGCAGCGCCATCCCGCGCATGGCGGACGCGACCTTCTACACGCACGCGGGCCCCGAGATCGGCGTCGCGTCCACCAAGTGCTTCAGCGCCCAGCTGGCGAACCTGGTGATGTTCGCCGTGTGGCTGGGCCGCCGCCGCGACGCGCTCACCCCGGAGCGCACGCGCGAACTGGTGGAGGCGCTGGCGCGCATCCCGCAGCACATGGCCGACACGCTCAATGGCACGCGCCAGCTGGTGGCCAACCTGGCGCGCCGCTACGTCGACGCGCGTGACGTGCTCTTCCTCGGGCGCGGGCTGAGCTTCCCCATCGCCCTCGAGGGCGCGCTCAAGCTGAAGGAGATCAGCTACGTCCACGCCGAGGGCTACGCCGCCGGCGAGATGAAGCACGGCCCCATCGCGCTGATCGACGCGCGCCTGCCGGTGCTGGTGCTCGTCCCGCGCGACGACAACTACGAGCGCTCGCTCAGCAACCTGCAGGAGGCCAAGGCGCGTGAGGCCATGGTCATCGCCATCGCCAACGAGGGCGACGTGGACGCGCGCGACGCCAGCGACGACCTGGTCGAGGTGGCCGCGGTGGATCCCGTGCTGACGCCCTTCCTCACGGTGCTCCCGCTGCAGCTCTACTCGTACTACGTGGCCGACTTCAAGGGCACGGACGTGGACCAGCCACGCAACCTGGCCAAGACCGTCACGGTCGAGTGAGGCGCGCGCGGACTGGCTCGTGAGCGGGCCGGTCGACTTGCGCGCCCGTGGTTCAGCGGTGGCTCACGAGCTCGTCGAAGCAGAGCCCTCCGCGGACACCACGGCTCCTTCGATGAGCACCTCGAGCCCACGCTCGGCGCCCTCGGGCCGCTGGAGTCGCAGCAAGAACCCATGCTGCACGAGCACGTCCGCCGTGATGTGCAGGCCGAGCCCCATGCCGTGTGGGTGGCGCGTGCGCGCGGCGTTGCCGCGATAGCCCCGCTCGGTCAGCCGCGGCAGGTCCTCCGGGTCGAGTCCCGGGCCGTCGTCCACCACGCGCAGCGTGAAGCGCCCCGCGCGCGTGGAGAGCACGACGGCCACGTGTCCGTCGGCCTCGTTGTAGCGCACGGCGTTGTGCACCACGTTGCTGAGCGCGCGCTCCAGCAAGGTGACGTCCCCGACGGCGTGCGTCGGCTGCTCTGGCACGGCGTACTCGAGGGCCACGCGGCGGTCGCGAGCGATCATGCGGTGGCGCGCGACCACGCGCTCCACGAGCGCGCCGAGGTCCACGGGCTCACGCACCCGTGGCTCGGAGGCGGCGTCCATCTTGGCGCGTGCGTTGAGGTTGCGCAGCAGCGAGCCCAGGTAGTCGGACTCCTCGACGGCGGCGCGCAGCGTGGTGTCGACGGCAGCGTTGGGTGAACCCGCCGGCCCGCTGGCCTCCGCGAGCTGCTCACGGGCAGCCACCAGGTGCCCCTGCAGCACCGTGAGGGGCAGCATGACGTCGTGTGTCGTGTTCGCAATGTAGGCGACCAACGCCGCGTCCCGCTGCTCCAGCTCGCGCACCTGGGCGGCGATGCGCGCGCGGTCCGCGTCCAGGGCCCGCGCCACGGCGCTGACCTCGTCGCTCCCGCCCACGATGGCGACGGCCGAGGTGCCCGGACCGCCCGCGGCCGCGTCCTCCAAGCGGCGCAGCCGACGCACGAGGGGTGCCGACGCGAGCCAGGCCACGAACACCGCCGCGAGCCCCACACCCACACCAGTGAGCGCGCTGGCCATGAGCTCCCCGCGGCGCACGGGCGCGTGCGCCAGGATCAGCGCGCAGGGGCCATCGGTCCACGGCATGGCCACGAGCACCTGGTACTCGTCGAGACCATCGCGCCGCTGCACGACCCGGCTGGCCAGCTCGGCGCCCCCCTCGATTTCCGCCAACAACTCCGCCGGTACGTCGCGCTCGATGCCGGCGCCGTCCGCCGCGAACGGGATGAGCGGACCGAGGGCCCGCGCCGCGACCCGCTCGGCCTGCGCTTCGCGACGCAGGCGCGCTCGTTCGCCGGGAGTGCGAGGCCCTTCACCATCACCGCGCGCGAGCCCACGACCCTGGCGGCGGCCTCCGAGCCCCGGACCCCCGCGTCGGAAGCGCTCGGGCGACTCCTCGCACTGCTCCCGGCCCCCCGCCTCCATGCGCGTCAGCACCCCCTCGCGCACCAGCTCGAGCTCCACCTGGTGCCGACGCCACTGCAGAAAGCCCGCGAGCGCCACGGCGAGCGGGATGACGGCCAGCGCCAGCGTCAGGGCCAGGCGCGCGCGCAGCTTCACGTCGCGTCCCCGTCGCTCGGTAGGTCGGCCAGCCGGTAGCCCACGCCCCACACCGTGGCCACCTGCGCGCCCGCGCGGCCGAGCTTCTTGCGCAGCCGCGAGATGTGCACGTCCAGGCTGCGCAGCGCCCCGTCGCGCTCCGAGTCCAGCGCCTGCTCCACCAAGGCCTCGCGCGACACCGCGGTCCCCGGTCGCTTCGCGAGCGCCGCGAGCACGGTCCACTCGGCCGGCGTGAGCTCCACCAGCGCGCCGTCCACCTCGACGCGCCGCGCCGCCACATCCAGCGCCAGCGCCCCGAGGCGCAGCACATCGCTGCGCTCCATCGTCGGGCGTCGCAGCCGCGCCGTCACCCGCGCCAGCAGTTCCTCGGGCCAGAACGGCTTGGTCACGTAGTCGTCCGCGCCCAGCTTCAGCGCGCGCACCTTGTCGGACGAGTCGTCGCGTGCGCTCAAGATCATGACCGGCACCTCGGAGCGCTGCCGATACAGCTTGAGCAGGTCCATGCCGTAGGTGCCCGGCAGCATCAGGTCGAGCACCACCAGGTCCACCTCGCCCACGGGCGCACGTCGCGCCTCGTCACCATCCTGCGCCCACACGCAGTCGAACCCGGCGCGCTGAAAGTGGGACACGATCTGAGCGCCCAGCTGGGCGTCGTCTTCGACGAGGAGGATGCGAGGTGTGCTCATGCCTGGCGAGCACCTTAGCAGCCCAAGTTCACGGGCTCGGGTCGAAGCGTAGCGGCACAGGAGAGGCGACCCACACACAACTCTTGCGTACCCGTGGACATTGGACTAATGGTTAGTCCAATATGTCCGCAGCGATGGGAACGCAGTTCGAGAAGCTCGAGCGCCAAACCGCCGTCACACGCGCGGGTCGTGTCCTCCGTGACGCCATCTTGCGCGGTGACTACGCCCCCGGGGACAAGCTCCCTCCCGAGCGCGACTTGGCGGCGACCCTCGGCATCACCCGCGTCACGCTGCGTTCAGCGCTCGCCCGGCTCGCGGCATCCGGCCTGGTGGCGACGGTCCAGGGCGATGGGCATCGCGTCCTCGACGTGCGTGTGTCCGGTGGTCTCGACCGCCTCCCGGAGATGGCCCTGGCGTTCGAAGGGGACCCCGAACGCGTCGTGCGCTTGGCGCGAGACCTCCTCGCGCTGCGACGCCTGGTCATGGCGGAGGCTGCCGCCACCTGCGCCTCGCTGGGCTCGGACGCGCTCGAGCCACTGCGTACCCACGTGCGGGCGATGGAGAGCGCCGAGGACGAAGCGCGCTTCTCGGCGCTCGACCTGGAGTTCGGGAGCATCTTGCTGCAGCTCGCAGGCAACATCGCGTTCCAGCTCACGTACAACACCATGCTGGCGTTCGCCGCCGACCACCCCGCGCTCATGCGTGTGCTCTCGACGGATCGCGAGACGCTCCTCGAAGGCGTCCGATCGCTCGTCTCCCTGTTGACCCTCGGCGACCCCACTCTCGCGCGCACAGCCGTCCTGACCGCCCTCGAGACGCTCGATGCGCAGGGTCTCGCGCGGGTGACAGCCCAATCTCGAGACTCGAAAGTTGGTGACACGTGATGACCACGCTGAATGACCTCCTCGCCCGCTCGGGCGTCTCCCTCACAGACGTCGAGCGCCACCTCGACGCGCTCCCGCCTCACGCCCGCGTGCTGGAGTCCACCAACCTCGACCGCGCTCGCCAAGCCGTGCTCTGGGACCTGGCGCGCGTGAACGCGCCGGTGACGATGGCCGACCTCGTGCCCGACTCGGTTCCCGATCTGACACCGGTCCCCTTCGAGGGCCAGAACGCTCAGCCGCTGTTTCGAACGTTCCGCAAGGTCTTCTATCGCCTCCCAGGCGGCCGCATCGCTGGTCGCAACGAGTCCAGCATCTCGTCCGTGGTCGGGCACGGCTACTACTCGGTCCTCCCCGGCGGACCCGACGGTGTCTACATCGACTACACCCAGTTGCCGAACGAGGCGCCGAGGAGCTGGCCCGGCATTCGCCGCAACGATCGCGGCCTGTCCCTCCCCGTGTACGGCTTCATGAAGGACCACCTCCGACGCGTGTACGGGCGGATTTTCATCGGGCACGCCACCAAGCCCATCGTCGGGTCGCAAGGGCACTTCCTGCTGGCACGCGGCGACTGAGTCCACCCGGTAGCATCCCGCGTCCACCAAGGAGCCTCCCATGCGCGCTCGCCATGCTCTGACCCTCACCCTGCTCGCGTCGGTCCTGATCGGGTGCGCCGACGAGCCGCCGGCCTACCTCCCAGAGCTCGACTCGCTGCACGCGCACCCGCTCCCCACGTGGTTCGACGACGCCAAGCTCGGCATCATCATCCACTGGGGCCCCTACTCGGTGCCCGGTTGGGCGTCGCACGAGTTCAGCCCCAACGAGAACTTGAGCGAGGGCTACTGGGCCGCGAACCCCTATGCCGAGTGGTACCAGAACACCCTGCGCATCGGCGGCAGCGCGACGGCCGTCTACCACGACGCGACGTGGGGCGCGGACGTCGCGTACGAAGACTTCGGCCCCATGTTCGAAGAGCAGTCGGCGGGCTGGGACGCGTCAGACTGGGCCCGTACGTTCGCCGCCGCCGGAGCGCGCTACGCCGTCCTCACCACCAAGCACCACGATGGCTACCTGCTGTGGCCGAGCCGTGTACGCGGAGCACCCCGCGCTGCGTGGTTCTCGGAACGAGACCTGGTGGGCGAGTTCGTGAACGCATCGCGCGCCGAGGGCCTGCGCGTGGGGCTCTATTACTCCGGCGGCCTCGACTGGACGTTCACGACGGAGCCGATCGAGAGCTACAGCGGGTTCTTCGACACCCCGCTCGGGCCGGCCTATGCGGACTACGTCGACGGACATCTGCGCGAGTTGGTCAGACGCTACCGCCCCGACCTGATCTGGAACGACGTGGGATCCCCGGCGGAGTTCGATCGTCTGGCGTTCTTCGCCCACTACTACAACCAGGTTCCAGACGGGGTGCTGAACAACCGCTGGGCCCAAGGCGGTCTGGAGGTCGCGCTGAGCGTGGCCGCGACGGAACA from Sandaracinaceae bacterium harbors:
- the glmS gene encoding glutamine--fructose-6-phosphate transaminase (isomerizing); protein product: MCGIVGYIGSEPSAPILLDGLRRLEYRGYDSAGLAIHSTNGVQVVRAVGKLRNLEKALDERPLQGTVGIGHTRWATHGRPSEVNAHPHVAGPVAVVHNGIIENHVALRNELRAAGCEILSDTDTELVAHLVRREVDGGTDLETAVRQTLGRLHGAYAIAVLSTLEPGRIVVAKNSSPLVLGIGEGATYCASDVPALLPYTRNMLFLEDGEMASLGADGVVVTTVEGAPVQRAVQRIDWSPAMAEKAGYKHFMLKEIFEQPRALEDTFRGRLDRQAGDIHSAEIGLTDADARAIKRVVLLACGTSHHAAMAGRYWLESLARVPTVVELASEFRGRDAVVSEGDLIIAVSQSGETLDTLVAAKEAKQKGAKVLAIANVIGSAIPRMADATFYTHAGPEIGVASTKCFSAQLANLVMFAVWLGRRRDALTPERTRELVEALARIPQHMADTLNGTRQLVANLARRYVDARDVLFLGRGLSFPIALEGALKLKEISYVHAEGYAAGEMKHGPIALIDARLPVLVLVPRDDNYERSLSNLQEAKAREAMVIAIANEGDVDARDASDDLVEVAAVDPVLTPFLTVLPLQLYSYYVADFKGTDVDQPRNLAKTVTVE
- a CDS encoding ATP-binding protein, giving the protein MKLRARLALTLALAVIPLAVALAGFLQWRRHQVELELVREGVLTRMEAGGREQCEESPERFRRGGPGLGGRRQGRGLARGDGEGPRTPGERARLRREAQAERVAARALGPLIPFAADGAGIERDVPAELLAEIEGGAELASRVVQRRDGLDEYQVLVAMPWTDGPCALILAHAPVRRGELMASALTGVGVGLAAVFVAWLASAPLVRRLRRLEDAAAGGPGTSAVAIVGGSDEVSAVARALDADRARIAAQVRELEQRDAALVAYIANTTHDVMLPLTVLQGHLVAAREQLAEASGPAGSPNAAVDTTLRAAVEESDYLGSLLRNLNARAKMDAASEPRVREPVDLGALVERVVARHRMIARDRRVALEYAVPEQPTHAVGDVTLLERALSNVVHNAVRYNEADGHVAVVLSTRAGRFTLRVVDDGPGLDPEDLPRLTERGYRGNAARTRHPHGMGLGLHITADVLVQHGFLLRLQRPEGAERGLEVLIEGAVVSAEGSASTSS
- a CDS encoding response regulator transcription factor; this translates as MSTPRILLVEDDAQLGAQIVSHFQRAGFDCVWAQDGDEARRAPVGEVDLVVLDLMLPGTYGMDLLKLYRQRSEVPVMILSARDDSSDKVRALKLGADDYVTKPFWPEELLARVTARLRRPTMERSDVLRLGALALDVAARRVEVDGALVELTPAEWTVLAALAKRPGTAVSREALVEQALDSERDGALRSLDVHISRLRKKLGRAGAQVATVWGVGYRLADLPSDGDAT
- a CDS encoding FadR family transcriptional regulator: MSAAMGTQFEKLERQTAVTRAGRVLRDAILRGDYAPGDKLPPERDLAATLGITRVTLRSALARLAASGLVATVQGDGHRVLDVRVSGGLDRLPEMALAFEGDPERVVRLARDLLALRRLVMAEAAATCASLGSDALEPLRTHVRAMESAEDEARFSALDLEFGSILLQLAGNIAFQLTYNTMLAFAADHPALMRVLSTDRETLLEGVRSLVSLLTLGDPTLARTAVLTALETLDAQGLARVTAQSRDSKVGDT
- a CDS encoding alpha-L-fucosidase, which gives rise to MRARHALTLTLLASVLIGCADEPPAYLPELDSLHAHPLPTWFDDAKLGIIIHWGPYSVPGWASHEFSPNENLSEGYWAANPYAEWYQNTLRIGGSATAVYHDATWGADVAYEDFGPMFEEQSAGWDASDWARTFAAAGARYAVLTTKHHDGYLLWPSRVRGAPRAAWFSERDLVGEFVNASRAEGLRVGLYYSGGLDWTFTTEPIESYSGFFDTPLGPAYADYVDGHLRELVRRYRPDLIWNDVGSPAEFDRLAFFAHYYNQVPDGVLNNRWAQGGLEVALSVAATEQLARSQLRQTQFDFYGAEYQQVALSGLKFELVRAIGDSFGYNRADAESDAPVLTPLEAIALLVEVASKNGNLSLGVGPRADGSIPEEQLAVLTGLGEWMAVNGVAIHGTRPWIQDAGAATAAGSAAPTARFTTRRTADGDLEELYVFVYDLDVSEPSVRVAGIPAGFVDVRRLDGEVVTASPDASDVAFESPGGFPPGAVTTIALRYR